Part of the Paenibacillus guangzhouensis genome is shown below.
TACGAACCGTGTGCTTCATGACGGCAATGCTGCTCGTATCGTTGCGCTTCACCGCATCGCTCACCCCCTGCCAGAAAATCCGTTTCAAGAACCATTTCTTTGTCGTTCGTTCTTTTGCGATTTTGTGTTGAACCGGAGCGAATGGCGTATAGTATACCTTGTACCCTACACGTAGTCTCGCAATCAGCTCGCTTTCTTCACTGGATAAGAGATTGGTTCCGACACGTCCCAAGTCTTCGCGAAATAGCTTCATATGATGGAAGACACTCATTCGAAAAGCGACATTCGCACCGTATGGGATGGACGGAGCCGGCATCTCCTTCACTTCACTTGCATAATCGAGAATCGTGAATACTGACCGATGTTCCTCCGGAATCCATTCTGGCTCCTCAGCCTCCCAGATCGGATCGATTCGTCCCCCGACACAGCCAATCGTCGCATCACGCTCAAATACTTCGACGATGTTACGTACCCAGTCACGCGAAGCCAGCGCATCATCATCTAAGAAAAGAATGTATTTCCCACTTGCTTCCCGAATGGCTCGATTGCGCGCAACCGATAATCCAAGCTTATCTTCGAAAATATATCGTATCCTGGAACCGTGCCG
Proteins encoded:
- a CDS encoding glycosyltransferase; protein product: MKITVTVAICTHNRAKDTGEAIESVLRQNYTSDEIEIVVVDNRSTDGTAKVVNDLRERHGSRIRYIFEDKLGLSVARNRAIREASGKYILFLDDDALASRDWVRNIVEVFERDATIGCVGGRIDPIWEAEEPEWIPEEHRSVFTILDYASEVKEMPAPSIPYGANVAFRMSVFHHMKLFREDLGRVGTNLLSSEESELIARLRVGYKVYYTPFAPVQHKIAKERTTKKWFLKRIFWQGVSDAVKRNDTSSIAVMKHTVRMLQAILSSLFSIFHFKTFIRQVVKVCYRNGSLVGILRYSGRG